Within the Clostridium scatologenes genome, the region CTGAAACAGGAACTGCAAAAAATACAGCGCTATTTACAGAAGAGTATGTTCCAGAAGAAGCAATATTTTATGGAGTGATTTCTAGATTTCATGATATATTTGATAAAAATAAAAATAAAAATGTATATGAAGAATTTATTAAAAATTTTGAGTTTGGTGAAAAATTAAATAAATTTAGAATTGGTGGTAATTTAAGTTTAGGGAAGGGCATTGTAAAAATTATTAACTGAGTTTGGTGGTGAATAGATTGAGTGAAAATAGTAAAATTATAAATATCAACAGGCTAAGAGCAGGAATTTCTTATAATAATTTAAAAGATTATTTAAATATGGATAATATAAATGAAATAAATAGAAATAAAGTTAAAAGTTATTGCAGAAAGCTTCCAGTGTTAATAAAAACTAATGGTTTATTATCTGCATTAAGTTTTATAAAAGGTAAAGTAAAGAAAGAAAATGAAAAAGAAAAAAATGAGTATTTTTATATTTACTCATGGATAGAAAGTTGGCTTAATTATATAGAATATACTGATAAAAGTAACTTGCATAATGATATAATAGAGAAAATAATAAATGCAAACAGCGCAAGCTATAGGATTTATACGAAAGAAGCAATTGAAATATCAGTTTGGTATAAAAGACATGCTGAAGCTATGATCAAGTAATAATTTTAGCAAATCCATTGTTATTCAGGAATATTCATATATAGATGATAGCTATTTTATCAGTTGTATGAGTAAATATGATGCCTTTAAAGTCTTGAAACATTAGGATTAAGGGCATTTTCTATTATGATTCAAAAGTAGTGATAATTATTGTAAAACTTAATATAAATTTAATATTTAGAATATAACAATTAAATGAGTACACTTGAATGCAATTAGGAATTTTACCAGCTGAAACTAAAAGCAAAGTGCTTCTGAATGACTGAAATATAAGGCTTAATGGTATTTTTTATATTGAATTTTTAAAAATTAAAAAACGGCTGGTAAAATTTCAACAAAATCCTTTATTTACAATGTATTAAAGGGTATAATAAAAAATAGAAATGGCTATTTTACAGTGGTTGAACTTTAACATATAATGTATTTAAATCGGGTATAGCTAACCTTATTTTTGGGTTGATATTAGGTTGAACTTTAACATATAATGTATTTAAATTTTTTAAACTCCAAAATTTATATCATCTAAAGCTTTGTTGAACTTTAACATATAATGTATTTAAATTTATTGGCTATGACTTGTAAATTGTTTGAAGGGTTGGTTGAACTTTAACATATAATGTATTTAAATTAGCCAATAATGATATGACAGTTACTATTAAAGCAGGTTGAACTTTAACATATAATGTATTTAAATAGAGCTGGACAGACTTAGTCCCTGGAATCGTTAGCAAGTTGAACTTTAACATATAATGTATTTAAATGATAACTGTGCATATATTTGAGTAGTTGCTGGTGTGTTGAACTTTAACATATAATGTATTTAAATAATAATGATACACAATGCAAGTGGTTGTTTTGGTGGGTTGAACTTTAACATATAATGTATTTAAATACCATGTTGGTGGTCTTATCTTATTACTCTGCAACTGTTGAACTTTAACATATAATGTATTTAAATTATCGAAGTAACTGACTAAGTGGTACACAATACAAGTTGAACTTTAACATATAATGTATTTAAATCTTTTTCGTATATCAAAACCTGAAGGTATATAATCGTTGAACTTTAACATATAATGTATTTAAATAGAAATTCTTTTACTCGTATATATAATTCCAATGAAGTTGAACTTTAACATATAATGTATTTAAATCACATACAGTATAGCTCTTTTATTCGTATTGTTAGTTGAACTTTAACATAGGATGTATTTATGAATTAAGATTTTCTTCAAATATTTGAAATTTAACTTAACAAAAATTTATTATAAAATTAGCTGCAGAGGTGTTTCATGGATATAACAATAATAAAAGGAAATATAAATTACATAGATGAATGTGAAGCTGCATTAGTAAATTCTGAATTAGGCATAAGATATTTTGATAAAAAAGGAAGTGCTAGAGAAGCATTGATGGAAGGCTTTGATAAGGGACAAGTATATGTTGCTATTGATGATAATAATAATTGTAAAGGGTTCATATGGGTTATTCTAAATGGAGCATTTCATTCGTTCCCTTATTTACATATTATTGCAGTAAATCAAGAAAGTCGTAGTAAAGGAATAGGTAAAAAATTATTAAAATTCTTTGAGGATATTTGCTTTAAAGATTATAATAAACTATTTTTAGTAGTTGGAGATTTTAATTCAGCTGCAAGAATATTATATGAAAAAATTGGATATGTTCAAGTGGGTACTATACCTGATTTGTATAGAGAAGGAATAACTGAAAATTTGATGATGAAATCTAGAGAAGAGAATTGATACCATATACGTTTACTTTTTAGATGTTCTTCAAATACTTATATATTAAAATTTATATATAAGTCCATTGAAGTAACAATGGGTGAGAATGGTAAGTTTTTAGCTTCTAAAGAATCATATTCTACTATATCAGGTTTAGTTGATAAGGAGTTGATTCATAGGCAAACTTAAAATGCTAATCCAATAGAAAAGCAGAAAGATACTGAAATAACTTAGGGTGAAGCTATAGAACTTGCTAAATAGCTTCCTAGCAATGAAACAGATTATAAGGTAAATGATATGGGGAACAATCTTGCATACTATGATTTATATACTAAATCATAGTATGCAATTATAAGTTAAAACATTAATTTATAATTGATTTTTGATACAGGACTTATATGTTCAGCCTACCCATCTGTAAATTCAAAAAATTATCCATTAAGTTTTTTATTACTTTTAATTAATATAATTGCTAATACTGATAAAGTTACAAATATTATAGAGATAAAAAGATAAGCATAAGGCTCATTTTCAAATGCTAAATTAGCGGGGTAATTTAACCAAACAAAGAACATTCTTAAACCACACAATGGTGTAAAAAATATAATAATGAATAAAATATTTGGTGTTATCGAGGCAACCATTACCAGTATCCAATATGCTAATGCATATAAGAAAAATGCTAATTCTTTTTTATTATATAGGTATATACCATAACCAGTCCATGCCAATAAATAAAAAACAGTAGCAAAAAAGTTGAAGTAAGATAATTTACTATCAATAATAAGGGGAAGATTGATGGTAAAAGTAACTAAATACAGAATAAATAAAATAGAAATACCAACTGCACTTTTTGAAACAGTAACCATATTTTCCAAGTATATCACATCTCCTTTTTAATAAGTTAATTCTATGATTTTAATTAACTCAAATATCAATATTAAATTATAATTTCAATCCACATATTTTAAAGTGAAATTTTAATGCTTTTGTATTGAAATTTTATCTTCAAAATAGTTAAACCCTTCATAGAGGATCATGTATTTAGTTTTCTTAAATCCTTCTATTTATTGTTATATAATGCAACAAATTACATTATTTTATTTTTTAGATTATAAACGACTCTTTTATTATAGAATCCTTTTCTTTAAATTAAATTTTTAACATTATAGTTTTTCAAATAATAGTAAAAAAATCTATTATAGTGTAATTATACACTATAATAGAAATTTAATCAACTTTGC harbors:
- a CDS encoding GNAT family N-acetyltransferase, which gives rise to MDITIIKGNINYIDECEAALVNSELGIRYFDKKGSAREALMEGFDKGQVYVAIDDNNNCKGFIWVILNGAFHSFPYLHIIAVNQESRSKGIGKKLLKFFEDICFKDYNKLFLVVGDFNSAARILYEKIGYVQVGTIPDLYREGITENLMMKSREEN
- the cmr5 gene encoding type III-B CRISPR module-associated protein Cmr5 gives rise to the protein MSENSKIININRLRAGISYNNLKDYLNMDNINEINRNKVKSYCRKLPVLIKTNGLLSALSFIKGKVKKENEKEKNEYFYIYSWIESWLNYIEYTDKSNLHNDIIEKIINANSASYRIYTKEAIEISVWYKRHAEAMIK